The segment TGTCCTTGTGGTTGGCGATGACCGCGTTCTCGATGCGCAGCTTGGTCTGCCAGGCCTGCGAGGCGATGAGCTTGTCGTACGAGGCGCGTTCGGCGGGCGGCAGGTACGGCACGATCCAGGTGTCGTACAGGTACCGGTGGGTGCCGACGGCGTCGAGGAACTGGGAGAAACCGGTGGCCGCGAGCTCACGGGAGGGACCGGCCAGAGCGAGAGCGGTGTCCTCGCGGGCGACCATCTCGGTGGCCGAGAACAGGGAGACGGCCGGGCGGCTCTCCTGGCCGAGGTCGGCATCCTGAGGGTGGCTGAATTCGTCCTGGTAGGCGCGGATGATGTCGTCGATGACGCCGGTGTAGTAGCCGACCGCCTGCTCGGCGCTGCCGGTGTGGGCGTCCACGCGCCTGCGGTAGGAGGCCAGCGGGTCGAGCCGCCCGCTCACGGTGTCCAGGCGTCCCTCGCCGGGGCCGTCGGGGCTGTGTTCCGAGCCCTGCGCGGGGTCGCTGCCGGTGCCCGATATGCGGCGGAACTCCGCGGCCGCCCGGTCGGTTTCTGCCCTTTTGTCGCGCAGGGCCTCGTCGGTGACGGGCGAGCCCGCCCACCGGGCCGCCGTCATCGCCCGCTCGGCCTGCAGTTCGTTCATCAGCTTGACCAGCGGTACCCCGATCCGCTCGCCGGCCTCCACGTCGGCGCGCAGGTGCTCCGACTGAGCCAGCAGGCGCTGGGCGGTGACGGCGGTCTGGGTACCCATCGCCACGGTGGGGACGACGGCCAGGCAGACCAGCAGGGTACGCAGGCGTACGGTGCGGCGGCGCCGGACGGGCGGCGGGCTCGGTGGGCCTTCGGGTGCCATCGCAGACATCGGTCCTCGGGAGCGGCGGAGACGGGCCTGGACGCGGGCAGGGGGGAACTGCCGACACGGCCCTGTGGGGTGGGGATGCCGATCATATCCAGCCAGTCCGAATAAACGGAGACCCTACTTCCACGCGGGTGTGCGGCAGCGCGCCGGGGGGCCGGCCGCGGGCCGTCCGGAGGGTCAGCGCAGGGACTCCTTCGGGGGGCGCTCGCGGAGGGCTCCGTAGCCGATGAAGTGGGCGGGGATGCGATTGAGCCAGCGGGATTCCGTGACCAGTTCCGTCATCCGCTGGGCGCGCCGGGGGTTGCCGAAGGCGGCCCGGCCGGCCAGCAGCGGTTCGATGACCTGGGCGTGGGCCAGGCGCTGGAGGCCCTGCGTCGCCACCGTGGTGGGCCAGCGGCGCAGTTGGACGCGGCGCACGTCGTGCAGGCCGACGGTGCCCGCGCGCAGCGGGTGCACCAGGTGGCGGGCGGCGGCCACGGCGTCCTGGACGGCCAGGTTGATGCCGATGCCGAAGACGGGCGACATCGCGTGGGCGGCGTCACCGATGCACAGCAGTCCCGGCCGGTGCCAGCGGCGCAGCCGGTCGAGCCGGACGTCGAGGAGTTTGACCTCGTCCCAGGAGGTGACGGAGCCGGCGCGGTCGGCCAGCCAGGGCGCGGCCTGCGTGAAGCGGGTCATGAAGCGCTCCAGCCCCTCGGCGCGGCGCTCGGCGTCCGTGCCCTTGGGGATGAGGGCGGCGCACTGCCAGTAGTCGCCCCGGTCGATGAGGGCGGTGAAGAAGCGGTCGCCGAGCCCGCCGACGAGCCCGCTGGGGTCGTCCTCGTGGCGCGGCAGGCGGAACCACCAGGCGTCCATGGGGCAGGCGAAGCCCTCCAGGCCGAGTTCCGGCAGGGTCCGGGCGAGCGAGCTGCGGCCGTCGCAGGCCACGGTGAGGGTGGCCCGCAGCTCGCCGGTGCGGCCGTCGGCGGTGCGGTAGCGCACGCCCGTGACCCGGCCGCGTTCCATGAGGAACGAGGTCGCGCCGGTGTCCATGCGCAGCCGGAAGGACGGTTCCTTGCCCGCCTCGTCGGCGAGGAGGTCGAGGAGGTCCCACTGGGGCACCATCGCGATGTAGTTGTACGTGCCGTGCAGGGCCGCGAGGTTGCCCACCGTGACGAGGGAGCGGTCGGGTCCGATGGGCAGCTGGACGGAGGAGACCCGGCGTTGCGGCAGCCGGGCGAAGCGTTCGGCGAGGCCGATGTCGTCCAGGAGCGAGAGGGTCGACGGGTGCACGGTGTCGCCGCGGAAGTCCCGCAGGAAGTCCCCGTGTTTCTCCAGGACCGTCACCTCGACCCCGGCCCGGGCCAGCAGCAGCCCCAGCACCATGCCGGCCGGCCCCCCTCCCACCACGCAGCACGTCGTGCGTTCCTGTTCCACGGGGGCACACCCTTCTCGGGAATCCGGGCTCGCTTGCGGGCCGCCCGAGGTGACGACTCACAGGTAGGTGACTAGCATGGTCAGAAGAGGGCCGCCACCGTGCGAACGGGTGAATCACCTGCGGTGATGCAGACGGCCCGGTGAATGAGCGGTCCAGCCCATGGGTCCGTGGCCCGATCGGCCACGTTGACGGCGGATGCGCCCCCCACGTGTATCGGGCAAGGGCAGAAACTCCGTTCTGTTGGCGAAAGGAGGAGAAATCCGCTCAGCGCCGTGTGCGGCGCAGTACGAGAAGGGTTGGGAAACCATGCAAGCACTGAGAGTGAAGCGGCTCTTCGCGGCCTCCGCGATCGGAGTCCTCCTGGCCGGCGGCGCCGCCCTCGGCGCGGCGGGCACGGCCTCCGCCGCAGCGCCCACCCACGCGGTCACCTACAGCCACGGTGGCGGCGGATGGGACGACGACGGATACGGTCACGGCCACGGCTGGTACGACGACGACGATGACGACTGGGGCGGAGGGTACGACGACTGCGGCTGAACGGCCGGGCGTCAACGAGCTGTGCGGGCCGCCGAGCCGGTGGTCCGTACAGTGACGCGTGCGTGGGGGCCGTAGCGGTCGTAGTAGTCCTGGAGCAGACCGGACTCCTCCAGGACGGCGTCGGCCCAGGCACGGTCCAGGCCGGGGGGTGCGGGGCGGGTGGCGACGGCGCAGGCTCCGGTGAGCATGCCCGCGTAGACGAGGTCGGAGTGGAGGTTGCTGATGCTGTCCGTCTCGTGGAAGTTGACGGGCCGGCCGCCGGCCAGCACCGTGACGTCGACGCCGCCGGGCAGCACGTGGGTGCGCGAGCAGGGGCGTTCCACGGGATCGCCCTCGGCCAGGGCCTCGAGGGCGGGGAGGTCGAACTCGATGTCGCGGCTGCTGACGCTGGCCAGGTAGGCGGGGCGTCTGAGGGAGCGGAACTCCCGGGTGGACATGCTGGTGCGGCCGGTGACGCCGAAGACGAGCAGCGGCTCGTGCCGGTCCAGCAGGGCGGGCAGGTCCCGGTCGGTGACGTAGCCGCTCTCGTGCGCGTCGATGAGCTGGAGGATGTCGGCGTCGTGGACGGCGACCCGCATCCGGCGCTGGGTGAGCAGGGCGGCGATGTGCGCGCCGACGTTGCCGTAGCCGACGACCAGCGCCGGCTGGCCCTCGATCTTGACGGCGGGCAGCAGTTCCAGGGCCGTGGTGACGGCTTTCTCGGCGATCCAGTACGACTCGATGCGCCCCTTGAGGCGGGACTGGGCCACCGAGAACACCGGGAAGGGCAGCTCGGGTTCGCGGCCCTGGAGCTTGTAGATCCCGGACATGGTCTGCTCCACCACCCCTGCCCACTCCCCCGCCCCGGCCGGCGCGGGCTCCCCGGCGCGGGCCCGGTCCAGCAGGGCCGGCGCGACGTATCCGCCGTCGTCCAGGGCCAGGCAGCGCAGGCCCCTGCGGCGGGCCCGCTCGGTGTGCTCGCGCACCGCGGCCGGGTCTCCGGCGTCGACGACGCGCACGCCCTGTTCGACGAGGTGGCCGTGGACGCGGTGGCGCCACTGGTACGCGTAGTCCTTGCGCAGGACCGTCATCGCGTCCAGCGGGGCGCCGAGTTCGGCGAGGCAGCCGACGAGGTGGACGAGGTCGGTGAGGAAGTGGCCGGTGACCAGCACCGCGAAGCCCTCGAGGGGCCGGCCGGGGCGCAGGCGTTCGACGGCGGCGCTCATCAGCGGCAGCTCGCCCGCGACGCGCACCACCTCGTGCGGGGAGAGGGGCTGGCGGTGCCAGATCTCGGCCCAGTGCTCCAGCGAGGCCGGCGAGGGGGTCCTGCCCTGGCCCGCCAGGCGCAGGTTCAGCCGCAGCAGGGGCGATCCGGCGCCGTCGCGGCGCATCTCGGTGGAGACGTACATCGCCGCGTGCAGGCCGGGTTCGAGGCGGGCGGTGAGTTCCCCTCCGGCATGGGTGAGCACGGCGTCCGGCCCGGCGGCCTCGCACAGGCGGCGGGCGGCGCGGTACAGGAGGTGCGGGCCGTCCTCGGGGTCGCCGGCCACCTCGACCGCGGTCGCCGCGAAGGGGACCGGGCCGCCGGCGGGCCGGCCGGTGCGGTGGTCCGGGCGCGGGGCGGTCAGGGTATTCGATTCTCGGTCCACAGGAATTCCCATCCGTTCCACCCGCTCGAATTCAATGAGTTTCCGACAAGGGGATCGCCCGTCATTTCCGAATGGATTCGGTGACGCTCCGTCGAGCGCCCCGCAGGTGAGACGTGCGGCGGGGCACGGGAATGAGATTACGGTCGTTCCGGAAATGTCCACCGCATTACGGGTGGAACCGCCCTCGAATCCGCCTGGAACCACGGGGCGGCCGGGGGCGGGCGTCCGATACTCGAGCGACCTGGTGCCCACCCGAGGAGGAAAACCGTGCCCACGGCACACGACTGGATCGACGCCCTCGCCCTGGAACCGCACGTGGAGGGCGGGTATTTCCGGCGGACCTTCCAGGCGGACCACCGCCCTTTGATCGCGACCGACGCGGGTGACCGGTTCACCCTGACGTCGATCCACTATCTGCTCACCCACTGGTCCCCGGTGGGGCACTGGCACCTGAACCGCTCCGACATCCTGCATTTCCACCACCACGGCGATCCGCTCACCTACCACCTGCTGCATCCGGACGGCCGGCACGAGACCGCCGTGCTCGGACAGGACCCGGGGCGGGGCGAGGTGCTGACCCTGGCCGTGCCGGGCGGCGTGTGGAAGGCCTCCCACCTCACGGCCGGGGACCACGCCCTGATCAGCGAGGCCGTCGCGCCGGGGTTCGACTTCGCCGACATGACCCTGGGCCGGCCGCAGGAGCTGGCGGCGCTGTTTCCGCAGCACGAGGAGCTGGTGCGGCGCTACTGCCGTCCGGCGGGCGCGGAGGGCCCTGCGGCGCCTGCGGGGTGAGGGCCCGCACGGGTGCGGACAGCGGGGTGCACAGTCGTTTACCCTGGGGGTGAACAATCGTGCACCCCCTTGGTGTCCCGCTCTCCTCCCCCGTCTGGAGCAGCATGCCCTCCGCGATACCGGCCTCCGGCCGCCCGCGCGCCCACGCCCGGCTCGTCGTCCCCGTCCTCGCCTTCTGCGGCATGGTCGTCGCCGTGATGCAGACCCTGGTGGTCCCGCTGCTGCCGCACGTGCCCGCCCTGACGGGCGCGAGCCCCGGGGCCGCCGGCTGGCTGGTGACCATCACCCTCCTCACCGGGGCGGTCTTCACCCCGGTGCTCGGGCGCGTCGGGGACATGTACGGCAAGCGGCGGGTCCTGCTGGCCTCGCTCGGCGTGCTGACCCTCGGCTCGGTGCTGTGCGCGGTCAGCTCCGACATCGGGGTGCTGATCACCGGCCGGGCCCTGCAGGGCGCGGCCCTCGCGGTGATCCCGCTGGGCATCAGCATCATCCGCGACGAACTGCCTCCCGAGCGGGTGCTGCCCTCGATCGCCCTGATGAGCTCGACCCTCGGCATCGGGGCGGCGATCGGCCTGCCGGTGGCCGCGGTGGTCATGGAGAACTCCGACTGGCACACGATGTTCTGGGCCTCGGCCGCGCTCGGCCTGACCGACCTGCTCCTGGTGCTGTGGATCGTCCCGGAGTCCCCCGTACGCTCCCGGGGCCGCTTCGACCTCCTGGGGACCCTCGGCCTGGCCGGCTGCCTCGTCGGGCTGCTGCTCGCCATCACCCAGGGCGCCGACTGGGGCTGGACCTCCGCGCGCACCCTCGGCCTGCTCGGCACGTCCGCGGCCGTGGGCCTGCTGTGGGGCCGCTACGAACTGCGCACCCGCTCGCCCATGGTGGACCTGCGGGTCTCGGCGCGGCCCGCCGTGCTGCTGACCAACGTGGCGGCCCTGCTGATCGGTTTCGCCTTCTACGCCAACTCCCTCGTCACCGGGCAGATGGTGCAGGAGCCCACCAGTACGGGGTACGGGCTCGGGACGTCCATCGTGGTCAGCGGCCTGTGCCTGCTGCCCGGGGGCCTCGCGATGGTCGCCCTCTCCCCCGTCTCGGCGCGGATCTCCGCCGCGTACGGGCCCCGCACGGCCCTCGCGCTCGCCGCCGTCGTGATGGCCGTCGGCTACGTGGTCCGCTTCTACACCAGCCACAGCCTCTGGATGATCGTGGCCGGCGCCACCGTCGTCTCCTCGGGCACGGCGATCGCGTACTCGGCACTGCCCGCCCTGGTCATGCGGGCGGTGCCGGTGGGCGAGACGGCCGCGGCCAACGGTCTGAACACCCTGATGCGGTCCGTCGGCCAGGCCTGCTGCAGCGCGGTGGTCGCCGCCGTGCTGGCCCATCTGACGTTCAGGGCGGGCGGGCGCACCGCCCCGACCCTGCACGCGTACCTGCTGATCTTCCTGATCGCCGCCGGAGCCGCGCTCGCCGCGCTGGCCGCCACGCTGTTCCTGCCGTCGGACCGTCCGCGCGGCCGGGGAGCGAAGGGGGGTACGGTCACGGTGACAGCGTCCGTGACCGCCGCCCGGGAGAGCGCATGAGCACCACCGACGGAACCGCCCCCGCGACCGGCGCGGGCACCACGCCCGCCTCGGGCGAGGCGGGCGAGGCGGGCGCCGGGAGCGGGCGGGACGCCATCGTGCGGGCCGCGCGCCGGGCGTTCACGCTGCGGCCGTACGCCGAGGTCACCCTGCGCGGCATCGCCGCCGCGGCCGGGGTCAGCCCCTCGCTGATCGTGAAGCGGTTCGGCACCAAGGAGGCCCTGTTCAACACGGTCGCCGACTTCGGGGCGGCCGCCGACGCCCTGTTCGCCGCCCCGCTCCCGCAGCTCGGCCGGCACCTGGTCCTGACCATGGTCGCACTCCGTGACCGCTTCGGCGGGGACCCGCTGCTGCGGGTGGTGTTCTCCCTCGGCATCGAGGACGAACGCACCCTGCTGCGGGCGCGATTCCGCGAGCAGGTCACCGACCGGCTGGCCCGGAGCCTGCCGGGACCGGACGCCGCACTGCGCGCCGAGCTGATCGCCGGCCAGCTGCTGGGGCTGGGCGCCACCCTGAGCCTGCACCGCCCCGACGGGGCGGGCGCGCAGGCGAGCGCCGAGCACCTGGCCGACCTGTACGCGCCCGGCCTCCAGCGCCTGGTCGACGGCGCCTGACGCGCCGCGCCGGGCGGCTGCGGCGGGCAGCCGTCCGGCGCGCGCGGCCTCAGACCGTTGCGAAGCCGGTGACCAGGGCGAGCGGCAGGTAGTCCGTGTCGGCCGCGGGTGTCCAGCCGTGGCTCCGGTACGCCAGCGCGGCCAGGGCGAGCGGCAGCAGCGGCAGGAGACTGCGCGGCCGGACGCCGGGGCCCGGCTGGGCGCTGTGGGCCGACAGGAGTGCGGCGAGCCCGGAGTCGAAGGCCTCGCGGTCACCGGCGGACAGGGCGCGCAGCACGCGCAACCCCATGGCGTGCGGCCGGTCGAGGAGAGCGCCCTCGCCGTCCGCGGCCCGCGCGCGCATCCGCTCCAGCCCGGCGTCGATGGCGGCGAGCTCCGCCCGGACGCCCGGCGCAGGCTCCACCTCCTCGTCCCCGGTGTCCCCGACGACCTCGGCCATGAGGCCCTTGACGAGCTCCGTGGCGGGGTTGCCCGGAGCGTTCTCGGCCCAGTCCTGGCGGGCGAAGTGGAACGCCTCGCCGTTGTCCGCGACCTTGTCGGCGAGGATCGTGAGGCAGAACGCGTCGATCCACTCCGAGGGGGTGACGCCGTCCAGCTCGTCGCGCTCGCCACCAGGCCGGTAACTCATCCCGAAGTTCACGTGGTCGAGGAAGACGTGGAAGGACTCGTACGTGTGGTACGCGGCGTACGCGACCGCGCCGGCCGCGGCCGCGGCGGCGTCCTTCAGGACCGCCTCCGCCTCCGGGGTGTCGAGGGCGGGCGTCCCCACGGACAGCGCGCCCAGATGGTCGAGGAGTTCCTCCGCGAGCCGCTGCCACTCGT is part of the Streptomyces katrae genome and harbors:
- a CDS encoding FAD-dependent oxidoreductase; its protein translation is MVLGLLLARAGVEVTVLEKHGDFLRDFRGDTVHPSTLSLLDDIGLAERFARLPQRRVSSVQLPIGPDRSLVTVGNLAALHGTYNYIAMVPQWDLLDLLADEAGKEPSFRLRMDTGATSFLMERGRVTGVRYRTADGRTGELRATLTVACDGRSSLARTLPELGLEGFACPMDAWWFRLPRHEDDPSGLVGGLGDRFFTALIDRGDYWQCAALIPKGTDAERRAEGLERFMTRFTQAAPWLADRAGSVTSWDEVKLLDVRLDRLRRWHRPGLLCIGDAAHAMSPVFGIGINLAVQDAVAAARHLVHPLRAGTVGLHDVRRVQLRRWPTTVATQGLQRLAHAQVIEPLLAGRAAFGNPRRAQRMTELVTESRWLNRIPAHFIGYGALRERPPKESLR
- a CDS encoding cupin domain-containing protein, whose amino-acid sequence is MPTAHDWIDALALEPHVEGGYFRRTFQADHRPLIATDAGDRFTLTSIHYLLTHWSPVGHWHLNRSDILHFHHHGDPLTYHLLHPDGRHETAVLGQDPGRGEVLTLAVPGGVWKASHLTAGDHALISEAVAPGFDFADMTLGRPQELAALFPQHEELVRRYCRPAGAEGPAAPAG
- a CDS encoding MFS transporter, whose translation is MPSAIPASGRPRAHARLVVPVLAFCGMVVAVMQTLVVPLLPHVPALTGASPGAAGWLVTITLLTGAVFTPVLGRVGDMYGKRRVLLASLGVLTLGSVLCAVSSDIGVLITGRALQGAALAVIPLGISIIRDELPPERVLPSIALMSSTLGIGAAIGLPVAAVVMENSDWHTMFWASAALGLTDLLLVLWIVPESPVRSRGRFDLLGTLGLAGCLVGLLLAITQGADWGWTSARTLGLLGTSAAVGLLWGRYELRTRSPMVDLRVSARPAVLLTNVAALLIGFAFYANSLVTGQMVQEPTSTGYGLGTSIVVSGLCLLPGGLAMVALSPVSARISAAYGPRTALALAAVVMAVGYVVRFYTSHSLWMIVAGATVVSSGTAIAYSALPALVMRAVPVGETAAANGLNTLMRSVGQACCSAVVAAVLAHLTFRAGGRTAPTLHAYLLIFLIAAGAALAALAATLFLPSDRPRGRGAKGGTVTVTASVTAARESA
- a CDS encoding TetR/AcrR family transcriptional regulator, producing MSTTDGTAPATGAGTTPASGEAGEAGAGSGRDAIVRAARRAFTLRPYAEVTLRGIAAAAGVSPSLIVKRFGTKEALFNTVADFGAAADALFAAPLPQLGRHLVLTMVALRDRFGGDPLLRVVFSLGIEDERTLLRARFREQVTDRLARSLPGPDAALRAELIAGQLLGLGATLSLHRPDGAGAQASAEHLADLYAPGLQRLVDGA
- a CDS encoding Imm49 family immunity protein, whose translation is MRIERHQVDEAAVSAALEDFENRIGGQVRTMSRGGPMATYEWQRLAEELLDHLGALSVGTPALDTPEAEAVLKDAAAAAAGAVAYAAYHTYESFHVFLDHVNFGMSYRPGGERDELDGVTPSEWIDAFCLTILADKVADNGEAFHFARQDWAENAPGNPATELVKGLMAEVVGDTGDEEVEPAPGVRAELAAIDAGLERMRARAADGEGALLDRPHAMGLRVLRALSAGDREAFDSGLAALLSAHSAQPGPGVRPRSLLPLLPLALAALAYRSHGWTPAADTDYLPLALVTGFATV